The Xiphophorus couchianus chromosome 6, X_couchianus-1.0, whole genome shotgun sequence genomic interval TCAGTTTCGTCGAGTGCTGCAATCGCTCCCGAGCGAACATGAAAAGGCTTGCTTTTACTTACCCGCGAAGCCCGCTGTATAATTATGGTGGAAATTTTATATTGTTAAATAGCGCGGTGTGAATAATTTCCTCACACAAAGAGTTAGTTGAGCGTTTCTAACACAACTCAGCATTCATGCTTCTTGCTTATCTCCCTCTGCAGGAAAACTCATTCCGTTTCAAAGTGTCCTCTTTGACAGGCAGTAGAAAAGGAGCACTGAGGGAAGCAGTTCCTCAAAGCTGGTCAAATACTAactttctcctccttttttcctttcCGTCTTTCCTGAATTCTCTCCTGTTTGTGCCCCCTCTCACCCGCTACGCTTCAGTTTGATGTCAGGTCTCGCTGCCCTGGACGCCAAGTGCTCAAGTCGCTTGGGCATCATGACCATTTCCTACTACTTGTGGACCACCTTTGTTGCCGTGGTGGTGGGCATCCTCATGGTGTACATCATACATCCGGGCGGCGCCGCCCAGAAGGAGGACTCTGAGGACAGCAAGAAGCCCATGACGAGTTCTGCCGATGCGCTGCTGGACCTCATCCGGTAGGAGGCCGTCGAGAAATCCACCGTGAAATGGtgaccttgcaaaagtatcaaTACCGGCTGAGCTGGAACTACGGAGGATGCTGATTAACAAACTTGATAGAGACGTTCCAACAAAGACTTGCAGAtgtaatttctgcaaaaaagcAGTTCCACAAAGTATTGACTTAGAGGGTAGAACACAAATGAACGTggtatggatacttttgcaaggctttATAGCGTAGCCAGCACCATGGCTTTGCATCTAAACATCCAGACAAGCAAACTTTTAACTAAGGGTGCATTCCCACCACCTGTTcagttcactttaatcaaattctagttcatttgcagaaaaagtctggtttgtttggatAGGAGTGACTCTGTGATCAAACTCTGACAAGGAccaaaaaagcgaactctggtccacctaaaaacctgGTTCTGATTTCTGTTGAAGTGAATTCTGATGCGGAttaaatgcatatgtgaatgtcATGTgaaccagagaccgctccaaaacgTTCCACATTAGCCCACTaccaaagaaaaaagtgaagggcgttctgggtaaatacaaccaaaacaaacataatagtCTAGAGCTAGTGGGATTAATggtttgtggtcttttaccaaagacaaaagagaaatcctacagccactaaaatctgacacttctcccatttttgtttacatttcaggaaaacattgtctttttaatggtttttaagtggttcttggtgcagcgcctccacaggcaaggaggggaacaggtttttcaaaggtttgGTTCGTTTGATGTATTGCAGCGTTAAAACAAACCGCattagctgaaaatgtaaccatttgtacattttgggGCCCCAATCGAACTGAGTCTACTGAACTGttaggtgtgaaaacacactaAAGCAGAGGGTGTTTGACAGATGGAAGCATAGGCTTGCATCGTTTGATTACAGACACGAAGAATTACAAAGTCAAGTCAGATTTACAATCTTGCAGaagcacaaaacatttttgattttacaaaCTGGATCTTTGGAAAAGTCTTGTATATCTTTCTTGTAttgcaaaaacataataataataataaaatatcacattataaatccaatttaaattcttttgtggaattaaactggaaaattaaacacataaaataacGCAACCTTAAAAGATCCACCCTGCTCTTTTAAGACCTGGGAACTTATATGCAACTGGGTTACTGTGCTAAGCTAATTAGTGCTGAAGTCTGGTAGTGTTGGAGGTAAACCTGGGTCAGGCCTGCTGAGGAAAAGGTGGGCCGTGTCAGACGGTGGACTACGGCCAAACGCCAGCAAAACACAAGATCTAGAGAGCTGAATTAAAGGAATTCATAAAAACCATCGAAAATGTgaacaaagacagacagaagtccatgtaatttaaataaattaatgcttAATTAGGAATTTAATCTCAAGAAGTTTTACTATacaaacagaattaaaacaTATTCCATTTTGGCTTGCATTTAGCAGGAATTTAAAAAGAAGGAGGGTTATAAACTGGCCGAGCTCATAAATCCAGCTACGTATTGATCATGTGTAGTGGCGAAGCCTGGTCTATAATAGGCAACaaacggggtgtgtgtgtaggcggGGGTGGGCgtacgtgtgtgtgtttacagagCACAGCTGGGCTTTGGATTTATTGCGCAAAGCTCCTTTACTGCCTTCATCTAACGTGCAGTCATGGTCTGCTACAGCTGTAGCCTCACAAAAGCACCTGACCCTCGCACAGTCGTGTGTTTGTTGTGAGCGAACACGCGCCGCGACGTTATATAAATGAGCATGAATGGAAACGTGGCGCGTTTATTCTGAGCTCTGAACTCAGAGTGGCTCATCAACCAAAATGCAGGAAAGAGAGGATACGATTTCTCTCTGTGATTAAATCTGTTCAGAGGACTTCGTGAAGACGCACTCAGTCCCACCTGAGTGACCCTGCCCACTCTGTTTACTAAGCTTTCTTTAGAATACAGTAGATCTTAATCTCTCGTAGATTACTCATCTTTGACTCTGCACTGGCGTGGGATTTACAACAGGTTCCAGCGTTTCAATTCGGTTGGGTTTTACACGGCGCAGGTTCAAGGCAAACGTTGCCTCGATGCATTTTACAAGAAGATTTTCTGCTTATGTACAGAAACGCGAAGGTAATTGTGCAAACGGATTCAAAGTCAGTTTGACCTTTCTTGATGAGGGCCAGTGTGCTTGAGGGCTCCTGCAGGCATGAGAGGCTCCAAGACTGAATAAGATTCTTAAAGGACAGAATGACAAACGAGTCAATTGAGGTTAAATATAAATCATGGAAATAAAGTATTAGAAAGTTACTTTGCTTCAGCAATTCAGATCAAGAAGTaaaatttatgtttcatttattagatAGAATAGTAACAtacactgatttattttgatgaacacagcagacagtTAATGGAAACCTTAAAATTTAGTTTCTTCAATGATTTGAGTCTTGCATAACAAACTGCACTTCCTAAGACTCTCTGTGACCATTAAGGCATTTCTTCATCTAAAATCCTATTTTGAAGTTCAACATTTCTGAACTTTCTGGTTCTTATCTGTAAACCGTGTTGATCAAAATTATCCAGAGTCATGCGATCTAAAATACATCACTCTGTCTGTGATAAATTcctagacaaaaaaataaaaataaaaagactttcTAAGTGCAAGCCGACCCACAAATGGAATTCTGCCTGGGAGTCTCTGACCACGTTGGGTCAGTGCTGTTGTTAACAAGTGACCTTCTTGTTGGTACATTGCGCCCTTAACTGTGTAGTCTACTGAGAAAATCCTCATCAGTTTGTATGGTCAGGACTTTTGGGTCTCAGCTGTGCAGTATGctgtttatttatcatttatattGGAGGCATCCCAATTCTGTTGCCACATGAGAAAAGCTGAGTGTGTTTGagtgaaatgtttagttttacgTTTCATGGAGTAAAACTCTTGACTAATGCATTAGTCAAGAGTTTCACATCAAATCTTGGACACAATgtggaatgcaaaaaaaaatgtcattggaCACAGTTACTGAGTGAAGATGGGgtgtttaaattattaataaccCAAAATTTGTGGatggattattttaataaaagatacCAAAGGGCAAGTTAAATTCAATGTCTTATGACTGCTTTGGCAACCAGATGTATCAGTATGGTGAACTACTTTGTTAGTGAATCCAGGCTCTACAGACAATCAGATGAGATAACAGATAGTTTTTGGCTAGCTGGGGTGGAAATGTCTGAGTGGCCAACCTAAAGAAAATCTGAGcttattacaaacaaaaacaaatgctgttATTAATGTTCAACTATTGGTAAGCAACCCTGGTCACAAATTTTGGTGAACATTTTACAGAGACAAAACTGATGTGGAGCGATCTGATGAGACGTGGATGCGGTGTAATGCTAAATcgcctaaaatgtttttgtgcttttgctaGAGCCACAAACATCAGGTTCATCTTCATAATTTGCCTGTTTTGTAACAAAGTCTAGCAAAAAATCCTTTCTATTGTCttctttctgaaagaaaaacttgtttGCTCCTGCAAACTACCATCCAGTTATATTTAAAGTCTGTACAGCTTCCAAAATCAGGGACAGGAAGTTAGCTGACATGCTGCGGGCTAATCTAGAAAACCGAACGACAAATTTCATTGGGGGGTTTTAAGCCGCCAGTTAAATTTGTCAGCTATTGTAAACTATGGCAATATATGACCCAGAAAGGAAATATTCTCATGGTTGTCCAGAACAGCATATTCGTGTCTGCTGGGAATGCTTGGTCTTTTTTAGCCGCTGTTAGCAACAGGTTTGATTTTGGGCTCAACTCTACATGGGTTACAGATTCAATAAAAACTCTTAACAAGTACTTTTtaccaacaaataaaaccacCAAAACGTTTTGCTGCCCCAATAATAACAGCTGTGTCTTCCTTTAGATAGCCCACTGATAAATTTCTTACCCAACTGCAGTTGGCCAAAAGTGATTCAAAACCCTGAAATCAATTTCTTCCTACAAAGAAGTTTGCGTCTGACAGGAAAAGAGACCACCGTCTTTTACAACATCAAGCAAATTGAAAGAAGCACCTGTATAGAAAGataattattgatcagtttttgCATTTAGTAACATATATTCTTCTCAATCACCATCAGAAAACTCCGAATTGGCTCCACAGAAATGAAATCATTCTCATACTGCATATTGCTGAGCAGCTTGCAGCCGTTTTCCACTGGTACACAGACAATTCCTCTGTTGTCACTACCTTCTTCAAGGCCTCCTGTTCCTCTACTCTAATTTCCAGCTACACCAACAGATTTTTCTATCAGATTCTGAACTCTGGATGACCCGTTTCAAGGCATTAATATTCATATTAGTCAGAAGAAACGTGTTGGTAATATTGAACTGCTACTTTATGAATAACTTTGTACTTAGctagagacagaaacaaaatgcaagGTTCTATGAAAATATAAGATAATTTGAACATAACCATAGTTTGATAAAAGCCTACATGTGATATTTAACATTAAGTATAGGTTTAGTGTTTTGATACAGTTTAAGTTTTTCTTAATTAGCCTTTCCATCTTCACTCAGTCTCTGCTTGATATCTCCGGTACTTCTGCATGTGTCACCATGGTTACACGTTGGCTGCCTGTCCTCCCACATGAGCCTTAGTAACATTTAGTAGCATCATTGAAACAGCATTAATCAACCCATACAGTACGACATCTGACAGTCACTGATCAATTTTTCccactttttcccccccagcAACATGTTTCCAGCCAACTTGGTTCAAGCTACATTTCAACAGGTAAGCTAATATCAGTATGACatgataataaaacattttagaacgGAGATCATACATGGTGTCTTTCAAGATTATCTAcgtatagatttttttcccaacaAAAGTAAGGTAAAAGATAAGATGCTACAGCATTTGTACTAAGCTAGCAGACAGTTAGCTTATAGCACAGCGATTCACAGGTGTTAGGAACCACTGCCAAAACGTTTAAATCTACAAATTGTTGAAATTGCTTACAGctgcttattttaatagttcaaacaccaaatatatcttCCTATGCTTTAATACAGACAGTGGAAACCATGTTAGCTCAACCGCACAGGCTAACATCTATCatcttccttatttctgctATTGGTGGGATAGCCAATCAGTGACAAGAAGAATAAAGGCAGCGTTTGGATTGGCTCCTTTCGTAAACATCTGCCAACAGTGTGTCAAGTCGCAGTGCACATTGGTTTTCACCTCCTCAAGTCGCATTTttcaattcaaatatttttgatacgctatagaaaaaaagtcagacagattttccacaaataaatgGGAGAAGGCCTGTCACAATAGTTAACCATGTCACTCAACACAGCAATAAACAACTCCAACTTGGTTTAGACTTGCAACTAACTAATGCAGCCTCATGTCTGTCATATAATCCAGATGTCAGAAGTAATCAACTCTCCTAACTCAAGATTTTGCTGATCAGTCTTAATTGCTCCTTTATCTCAAAATGTTGCTCTTTACAATcaattttcttgtttcctgtgACTAGCGGATAATTATGATGTATTTGAATGTCTGATTTACTTGAATACATATCATTTGACTCTCTAGTTATCTTCAAAGCCAGAAGATAATGGCGTATAATTTTAAAACGAATGTgatccttaaaataaataagtaaacgTCTGTCCCAGTTTAGTGCAGACTTCTGTTTGATCATGTGCTTGTTGTGTGGATTATTGTAAATTAGAAACATCACATTGAGAAAATGGCATGCAGtcggttatttaaaaaaagaagaagaaaagagccCAACCATGTGGTTAGTGTTTCCACTCTGATTATTGTGCTGATTTAGAGGCtccagcttctgttttttttccgcCCTCCAGTATCGGACACACAGAGTGTCCGAGCTGATCCCCAAGCCGACGGTGGCCCAGCTCCTGGACGAGACCACCACGCGGCGGGTCTACATCTACGGCGTCCAGGACGACAACGGCACTGACGTCCAGAACTTCTCCTTGGACCTGACGCCGCCTCCCGACGTCATCGTGAAGACGTCGCCCGGGACCAGCGAGGGCATGAACGTGCTGGGGATTGTTATCTTTTCTGCAACTATGGGTGAGCGCTTGGCACGCGCCCTGCAAACGTTAGCATGCACTGCACCCTGAAGCAGCGGCTCAAAGTGACGGTCTGGGCATGCTCCACTTTTCTAAATGATTCAGTTAGAAACACGTGTTTCGCCCCTGGTGAGCAATTAGCACAGTTTGAAAGCTTCCCTGTAGGTGAACCCCCGggtaaatgtaatatttaccGCTCTATACATAAGCAATGTcgttattttctgttattttttttaacctcttaTTGTAGGAATAATGCTGGGAAGGATGGGACCCAACGGAAGCGCGTTGGTCAACTTTTGCCAGAGTTTGAATGAAGCGGTTCTGAAGATTGTTGCCATTGTCATTTGGTAAGAGTCACAgtggaaacaggaagttcacAAAGTAGCAACTCACCTTACCCAGCCCAATACAATGGTTactaatctattttttttcattctgaatTTTCATATATCCACTAAATAAGTATATTAATGAATAAAGCTTGTCTAATCTAAAGGGATGTGTAAATGGTCTAAAAATAAAGTTCCCCCTTTTTTGCACGAGTGTCACTCCTTATGGAAACTTTTGAAAGCACTTAGAGGtcacaaaaattatatttttaaataaacatttttagtacatttctttcttctttctgtgtTTGCCCAATGATAAGCTGAAAATGTGACGttttacaaaaatgaacaaaatattgagatttgttttacaaaactgaAATCACAGACAATCCAaacattattaaatatattaaaagggTCTTGAGTAAATGGGCGACTACAGATGAGGACGGTAGTTGCCTAACTTCTTGgtttgagtgttttgttttttgggcaagatttttttttcttctttttttgcgtAAACTCAGCAACAAGAGTGTGGAACACGGCGATTCTTTCTTCTAGAACTGctcaaaaatctatttttgtgtaatattgCTGGATGTTTGTGGTTCTATTTAACAAATGAACCGAgttgataaataaaaagtcatttgctgtatttaatgttttgtataatAGGGCGACTGTGAAAatgaaagacttttaaaaagtgtccATCTGCATCGATCAGTTTCTACTCACGGGCCAGATTCTTCATTCTTGAATTGTTAATGGAGCTGCATAAAATCATTCAGAGCCGTAAATGGGCTGCTGCCCGCAGCATCATTGCTTCCATTCTCAATTCTCCTTATTCCCTATTCGTTTCACTACATTCAGAGATGCTACAGCATCTGTACATAGCTAGCAAACAGTTAGCTTACAGCACAGCGATTCACTGCCAAAAagttaaaatctgtaaatagTTTTAATTGCTTACAGctgcttattttaatagttcaaacaccaaatatatcttCCTATGCTTTAATACAGACAGTGGAAACTATGTTAGCTCAGCCGCCCAGGCTAACATCTATCgtcttccttatttctgctgTTGGTGGGATAGCCAATCAGTGACAAGAAGAGTAAAGACAGCTTTTGGATTGGCTCCTTTCGTAAACATCTGCCAATAGTGTGTCAAGTCGCAGTGCACATTGGTTTTCATCTCCTCAAGTCGCATTTttcaattcaaatatttttgatacaCAATTTCTGTCGAATTGGAAACTCACCGGTTTCCAATTCGAACCTGAGGCCAGTCTTTTCTACAGTGATCTCACGTTGATGATAAAACAGTTAAATCTTCACCAGCACGTCCTGAAGGCATTTACCGGGATGTTTTCCTTCGTTCTTCAACAcccaaccaaaaaaaaaatccacagctTAATCCTCAGAAAGtctgtgattattattattacttgaCATTACATGGTTCGCTGAACAATAATCACACAAAGAATGAGAACTGACAgtaaaaaaggataaaacaccTTTTTGCCAGAAAAAACATTCTTGTGACCTTTAACCTAAATCGTGAGACGCATTCATACGGTTCAGACTTGTATCTGTTTGCTGGTACCAGTAGTGGGTTTGAATGTTTTGGACCACAGATTGTTTTGAGAAGATCAATCAGCTTAATCTCTGCTTGTTTGCAGGGTTATTATAGTTTTGGGTCTTTCATTAGAGTTTAGTTTCTTTCATTGAGTCTTTTTGTTGTCAAATTCAGGTCGTTTTAATTCATCTTTAGAGTGTTTGCTAgcttttattagttaaatattgttccGTTTTTATTACTtgtagtagttttagttttttcacagtttttgttcaattttaggtgcagaataaaaagaaatctgtaatttgttttgtaattatgtaGACATTGATTGGATAAGGGATACGCaacaattttcaaaacatttattcaattgTTGTTGAACAATAAACTGACTCTGGCATTTTCGCTCAATTTTGCCCACTAGCGTAGCGTAGCCACCAGAAGGGGTATGGAGTGCCATAATTTGCAGATAGCTGCCATATACAGCTTGCGTGAAACAAATAAGCTATTAGTGCAAAAGggtaataaatagatttataaacacaaaaacaaaggatataTCTATAATTTTAGTATGTTTTACTGGGTTTTATAAATGCGTAATATAATTCCTGTTAAATTACCCCAtaaattaccatttttatttatttcagcaaccgaaaatgttttctcaatttcagtttctgtCTTTTCGTTAGTTTTAGTTAGCTATAATTACCtttgctaacatgctaacatctGATGGCTAACAGTTTATCCTAGCACtaggatgttttttgttttcagctcttACTTCATGTTTAAGGGTTACTAGCAACATTCACACAAAGAATACGGCTTTGGGAAATCTTATATTTTTAGTCTAAGTTCTTAACAAGCTTTCCTcgtctctcctctcctccactTCCAGGTATTTTCCCTTCGGCATCGTCTTCCTCGTTGCCGGGAAGATCTTGGAAATGGATGACCCTTCAGCCATGGGGAAGAAACTGGGCTTTTATGCCATCACTGTGGTCATGGGCTTGGTGCTCCATGGTCTTTTCATCCTCCCTGCCATGTACTTTTTCATCACCAAGAAGAGTCCCATAGTGTACATTAGAGGGATTTTGCAGGCTCTGCTCATCTCTCTCGCCACCTCCTCCaggtaaaaactaaaatatgatcCAACTGTACCTCTTTAGATTCTCAGCTTGCTAGGGGTTTTGTTGTCTTGAACTTCGTACATGTCCTCCAAACATATGGATGTATTTTTTGTGATGCCGGCATCATGCTGGACAGTTATTGTGACATTTTAGCCCACAATTatagatcaatcaatcaataaaacccagctatttttatttacagaacacatTTCAGACATCACATTGTATTACCAAGAGATTTAAAGGGTTTAAAGTGGACAGAGATAAACAACTCTGTCCACTTTATTAGAAATAGTTCGactaagtaaaagaaaatatgaataaatacatttcttcaatcagataaataaatcactctCGCGGGATGATGAGCTGAGGACATGTAACTGTTTAAATTAGTAATAAAAAGCCAGTATTGTAGCGTAAAAccattattatattatttaggATACATTATTGTGTCCTAAAAGTAGGAATAGAGTAGTAAACATACAAATACTTACATGTTTGTGATAGAATCTGAACTATCAAAAAGATACAGTGGTTacctaaataaaaaagaactacGTAATAATGAAATGAAGTAGtacattctaaaaaaaaccattaCTATAAACTGAACAGATTGATTTTAATTACATCCATATTTTTAGCTTGTGGAGCACCGTATTTTGAATACACCGTTCTAATGAACACGTTTTCTGTTCCCGACTACAAAGCAGCTCTAGAAATTCAAATCcgtctaaaatgtaaaaacctttTAACAAAGACGATTGAGACAGTTCTTCTGAGTTCTGAACTTCATTGCTTGCCACAGTACACCACATCCCTATGCATTCTGAGCACTGCTCCAAACAATTCAAACTCTTAGCAGTCAGCTAAACATATCAACAAAGTGAATCAATACACACCAATGTAAAACCCTCTGGAAACTCACAATGCCTGTGACCAAAAGTCGATTCAGTCGAGTCTGACAACACAAACTAAACACTTCTTTTAGCAACTTCAAACATGTGACATTTTTACTACAGTGTCAGTCTGCGTAGTGGGTTCTGATGGTAAGGGCTAAGGGCTAGTACTATATCAATCCATGTACTGTGCGTGGATCCAAACCAGACTGGTATCTTCTGAAATGCTGCCAGGGTTTATAAAAGAGCATAAAAAACTTCTTTTGATCTTCAGTTAAAGTCACAAAGAAAACGTAACTTTTCGAGTTCACGTTTTACAGCTAAATTCTGTGAAAATCCGTGATTAGCACTTCGATCTCATCCGGTTTTTTGCTCCCAATCAGAATAAGTAATCATAACACCACTGACCGTTGTTCagaccttttgtttttctgcctttttgcCGCAGCTCTGCCACTCTGCCTATCACCTTCAAGTGCCTCCTAGAGAACAACCACATCGACCGGCGCATCATCCGCTTCGTGCTGCCCGTCGGGGCCACCATCAACATGGACGGCACTGCTCTCTACGAGGCCGTGGCAGCCATCTTCATCGCCCAAGTGAATAATTACGAGCTCGACTTTGGGCAGATCATCACCATCAGGTAAAGTTGACACAACTCTCAGACTCTTCCGCTGAATGTTGCGCGAAGAAATGTCAGCCTCTGGGGTGGCAGTGGGCTGGAGAAGGGACGTTAGCTTGGTTTGCCCTTTTCAggcaaatatttcaaagtttCCTCATGGCAGGTTCTTTCAGTTTAAATAGCTAGAAAAGCTACATGATTAAATAGCTgctctgtggggtttttttttgttttgtgttttacacGAGGTCAAGTTCAGCTCAACATATGTGTGGTTTCTCGTTTGGCATGCTAATGAAGCTACGccattttgtgtattttgtgaatttaaagAAGCTTCCTCAACACTTAGCCCTTTACAGGTTCACACGCCTGCTTCAAACTTTGCTTTCAAATGAGAACAGGGAGTTTAAAAGTGCTTGATATTTACCTTCAGGCAGACTCCTGTgttgaattttgtatttttttccccccctttcaGCAAAGACTAAAGGGTAAGATGTTTCCGCTGTTGCGTTACTTCGTTAAACTACAACTGCAGGGCTTCATGTTCAGGCTACTAAATCCCTGAACAGAAAGGCCCGGGGAGACTTTTCACTTGTCACTCTCGTTTGTGGTGAAAGACGACTTGTGGAAAGTTTATCAAGTCAAATTGtcgagaaaaaaacaaaaaataactgttgaATGTTTTACAGCAAACAATGCATGCTCAGATATTTCATAACTAAAGCAATAATtcagcttaaaaaataaaccacagggggaaaaaagaaaggagctGCAACTTCAAAAGCATGAGTTAATTTGCTACATGTAACCAAATTTAGTATGTCCAActtactttttttatgtttaacacGACAACTGAATAAACTTAAAATGgcagtattatgcaaaattgacttttttagcTTAACATCAtcttataatgttattccctcatcaaaaacagagctggagtgttgccttgattctgtcatgcatgtttttaggaaaatccttgagtctccatggcaaccattcagcagtTCAAAACatctgggtggacctagccccgccctctaggacaaagctcctccttggagctgcagtctccaagcTTTCGAGCTTCCccactccttcagactagctagcagcaattagcaaacacctggtggaactgagctcATTAGAGGAGCTACTGCttagagcaacgctggtaaaaacgttaaagacGTTATATAGAGGGGCAAAGTAGGGTGAGCTTCTgaaaaaacaggagtttttaaagacacaGTGGCCCAATTAATTATCATTAGGgagtaaaaaaaaccatttttttgGGAGCTTGGCtcacctgttgtttttttttgttgtttttttcctctcagagcAAATCTGAATTTTCTTCGAACAAAATCAGAATCCCAGGAAGTCTGACCGGGTTGCTTCGAGTTCAGCATGTGAAGAAATTTAGCATCACACGTTAAAATCGGAATTATTAATACTATTATGGGATTGAGTATATTCTCGTATATGTAAATGTCACACAGATTACAGCTGGTGTGAGCCTCTTAATCTGATCTGATTTCAGATGAATTGGAACTCGTTgattatgcaaaataaataaataaataaaaattcagaaatcaaGTGCTCAGGCTCCGCTAGCGATGAGGAGAAGAGGCGCGAACAAATGTCCTGCTCCTCACCTGACCGGAGGACATGTTTGACCGTGATGTCGTTAGGAGCAGACCTGTCCTCGCGGCCGCTCTCTCGACGCACGGTCGCTCCTTCTAATCCCTCGGCTGTAAAACCCACATGACCTGTATTACTCATCTCACATGTCACGACAGAATTATAATCGTTTTCCTCTCTGTCCCTGCGCCGCTTGGCTCCGGACCACGGAGCTCCTCCATCTGTACGCCAACCCGACCCCAAAGCGCCGCTTTCAGATAACGAGTCCAAACCGACCCGCTGTGCAGCGACCGCGGttcaaaccagatgtttacacaaactgtaaaaaaaaaaaaaaaaagggggaaaaacaaaaataaggccttttttttttcttccttcactgTCTGAGATGAAATCAGGCTAAACGTTTTCTGGTTTTGCTAATCCTGTTTTTATCATTgccaaaaatattcagtttgttaAAATGCCACATTAGCAAGACTTGCACTATGTTATGATTGCTCTTGTTTTTGGGAAAAGTCAGGGGTCTGAGACTGAGAGGTTCTTTGGATCTTC includes:
- the slc1a7a gene encoding solute carrier family 1 member 7a → MALALEEVWGRVKNVCKQNGLLILSVLAVVIGCLLGFFLRGKQLSEQEVKYFQFPGELLMRMLKMLILPLVVSSLMSGLAALDAKCSSRLGIMTISYYLWTTFVAVVVGILMVYIIHPGGAAQKEDSEDSKKPMTSSADALLDLIRNMFPANLVQATFQQYRTHRVSELIPKPTVAQLLDETTTRRVYIYGVQDDNGTDVQNFSLDLTPPPDVIVKTSPGTSEGMNVLGIVIFSATMGIMLGRMGPNGSALVNFCQSLNEAVLKIVAIVIWYFPFGIVFLVAGKILEMDDPSAMGKKLGFYAITVVMGLVLHGLFILPAMYFFITKKSPIVYIRGILQALLISLATSSSSATLPITFKCLLENNHIDRRIIRFVLPVGATINMDGTALYEAVAAIFIAQVNNYELDFGQIITISITATAASIGAAGIPQAGLVTMVIVLTSVGLPTDDITLIIAVDWALDRFRTMVNVMGDALATGIMAHICRKDFVKEGEQVPLICETKPMISIQQMMRYQNQKNGCYQPPPGSRQDHVSPDVARLIQLEEGIRPVEKKKHGHGPHHKREHRDKDHCSVDMNGLETNV